From Sphingomonas nostoxanthinifaciens, a single genomic window includes:
- a CDS encoding CaiB/BaiF CoA transferase family protein, translating into MQPLAGLRVLDVSQVMAGPFACMLLGDMGADVIKVEPPVVGDSSRRSMGFRLKGDDSPGFLALNRNKRSIVLDLKDPADRDTFDALAKTADILVENGRPGVADRLGIGYERLRALNPRLIYASISGFGPGGPWAARPGYDLIAQAMSGIMSAVGLPGHEPVKNGTPVADLGSALFAVYGILSAVIGREKTGEGQLVTASLFEAALGLSIWETAEYWGTGQSPKPLGSANRMSAPYQAVAASDGWFVFAAANQKLWLALLQVMSLPELNDDPRFGDNSVRVANAAVLIDTLRPTFATRTVEQWVSGLLAAGVPAGPILDYAQSLASDHAAARQMVQDIPHPVEGSFKALGFPVKLSATPQQLRMPPPLLDQHGAEIKAELEAFVSTDG; encoded by the coding sequence ATGCAGCCATTGGCTGGATTGCGTGTGTTGGACGTGTCGCAGGTGATGGCTGGACCGTTTGCGTGCATGTTGCTGGGCGACATGGGTGCGGACGTGATCAAGGTCGAGCCGCCTGTGGTAGGCGACAGTTCGCGGCGGTCGATGGGGTTCCGGCTGAAGGGCGACGACAGTCCGGGGTTCCTCGCGCTCAACCGCAACAAGCGCTCGATCGTGCTCGATTTGAAGGATCCGGCCGACCGCGACACGTTCGACGCGCTGGCGAAGACCGCCGACATCCTCGTCGAGAATGGCCGGCCCGGCGTCGCCGACCGGCTCGGCATCGGCTATGAGCGGCTGCGCGCGCTCAACCCGCGGCTGATCTATGCGAGCATTTCGGGGTTCGGGCCGGGCGGGCCGTGGGCGGCGCGGCCGGGCTACGACCTGATCGCGCAGGCGATGTCGGGGATCATGAGCGCGGTCGGGCTGCCGGGGCACGAGCCGGTCAAGAACGGCACGCCGGTCGCCGATCTCGGCTCGGCCCTGTTCGCGGTCTACGGCATCCTCTCGGCGGTGATCGGCCGCGAGAAGACCGGCGAGGGCCAGCTCGTCACCGCGTCGTTGTTCGAGGCCGCACTCGGTCTGTCGATCTGGGAGACCGCCGAATATTGGGGCACCGGCCAGAGCCCCAAGCCGCTGGGCTCGGCCAACCGCATGTCGGCGCCCTATCAGGCGGTGGCGGCGTCCGACGGCTGGTTCGTGTTCGCCGCCGCCAACCAGAAGCTCTGGCTGGCGCTGCTCCAGGTGATGAGCCTGCCCGAACTGAACGACGATCCGCGCTTCGGCGACAACAGCGTCCGCGTCGCCAACGCCGCCGTGCTGATCGACACGCTCAGGCCCACCTTCGCCACGCGCACGGTCGAGCAATGGGTGAGCGGCCTGCTCGCCGCCGGCGTGCCCGCCGGCCCGATCCTCGATTACGCCCAGTCGCTGGCCTCCGACCACGCCGCCGCACGCCAGATGGTGCAGGACATCCCCCACCCGGTCGAAGGCAGCTTCAAGGCGCTCGGCTTCCCGGTCAAACTCTCCGCCACCCCCCAGCAACTCCGCATGCCTCCACCCCTCCTCGACCAGCATGGCGCGGAGATTAAGGCCGAGCTGGAGGCCTTTGTCAGCACCGACGGCTGA
- a CDS encoding gamma carbonic anhydrase family protein encodes MAAPSYAYRRTNFRDGQDRAMTLYVLDGIAPQLADPKACFVAPGAALIGRVVAGRDTSFWFGVVVRADNDLIEIGDRTNVQDGAIVHADPDVPTRIGAGCTIGHRAIVHGATIGDDCLIGMGATILNGAMIGANSLVGANALVTEGKIFPPGSLIVGAPAQVRRPLSEDEIAGIRRSADSYVANGRRFGAGLQPVTG; translated from the coding sequence GTGGCGGCGCCTTCCTACGCGTATCGCCGGACCAATTTCCGCGACGGGCAGGATCGGGCGATGACGCTTTACGTGCTGGACGGCATCGCGCCGCAGCTTGCCGATCCGAAGGCGTGCTTCGTCGCGCCTGGCGCTGCGCTGATCGGCCGGGTCGTCGCCGGGCGCGACACATCCTTCTGGTTCGGCGTGGTGGTGCGCGCGGACAATGACTTGATCGAGATTGGCGACCGCACCAACGTGCAGGACGGCGCGATCGTCCACGCCGATCCGGACGTGCCGACGCGCATCGGCGCGGGCTGCACGATCGGCCATCGCGCGATCGTGCATGGCGCGACGATCGGCGACGATTGCCTGATCGGGATGGGCGCGACGATCCTCAACGGCGCGATGATCGGCGCCAATTCGCTGGTCGGCGCCAACGCGCTCGTCACCGAGGGCAAGATCTTCCCGCCCGGATCGCTGATCGTCGGCGCGCCGGCGCAGGTGCGTCGTCCGCTGAGCGAGGACGAGATTGCCGGCATCCGCCGTTCGGCGGACTCCTATGTCGCCAATGGCCGCCGGTTCGGCGCGGGACTGCAACCCGTCACAGGCTGA
- a CDS encoding glycoside hydrolase family 97 protein — MRNRKGAVIAATLLAAGAQAAAAQMPVVATSPDRHTIIAIDRDAQGALVYTVKHDGRDVIAPSPVGLTLMTDRPDLSEAGRLRDGLTIDRVERRQGVDAYAPVHGKTSSVREPYAEVTVHAHEQAGAGRRIDLIARAYDGGVAFRLVLPQQPGLATVRIMHELTRFAFAGDYACTGLNLGAYHNSHEGEFDPIAAHLIRAHDRYDLPLVCRTGAGDTTFALTESDLDHYAGAYLSGRGEGGLGVEINLTPQPQDENIAVDTPMTQAGVATPWRVVLIADRAEKLVESNLVDALAAPSRIADTTWIKPGKAAWDWWSGPYLPGATNVGHNDATYRTFIDFAGRMGLPYMLIDEGWAKGAGGAGFVRPDSDVTKTAPGVDLPGLVAYAHQRGVGLWLWANWQALDAQMDAALPLYEKLGIKGIKIDFMDREDQAMVDFYHRLLAKAAAHHLMVDLHGAYVPRGLERTYPNFMTQEGVMGAEYNKWSARVTATHNVSLAYTRGLLGPMDYTPGGFRNVTPAAFGMHNEAPQVMTSRPQQLAMYVVYTSPFACLADSPAAYETANSALAPGADFLKVVPTSWDETRAIAGEFGHYIVVARRKGRQWFVGAMNDETARHVDLPLDVLGKGRWQVARWTDGGAPDTVRTDTTTVGSTALSLDLASGGGAALILTPAGS, encoded by the coding sequence ATGCGCAATCGCAAAGGGGCCGTCATCGCGGCGACCCTGCTGGCAGCCGGGGCACAGGCCGCCGCGGCGCAAATGCCGGTCGTGGCGACCTCGCCCGATCGACATACGATCATCGCCATCGACCGCGATGCGCAGGGCGCGCTCGTCTACACGGTGAAGCATGACGGGCGCGACGTCATCGCCCCCTCGCCGGTCGGGCTGACGCTGATGACCGATCGCCCCGATCTGTCCGAGGCGGGCCGCCTGCGCGACGGCCTGACGATCGATCGGGTCGAGCGGCGCCAGGGTGTCGATGCCTATGCGCCGGTGCACGGCAAGACCTCGTCGGTGCGCGAGCCTTATGCCGAGGTGACCGTCCACGCCCACGAACAGGCCGGTGCGGGCCGGCGCATCGACCTGATCGCGCGCGCCTACGATGGCGGCGTGGCGTTCCGCCTCGTCTTGCCGCAACAGCCCGGTCTCGCGACGGTTCGGATCATGCACGAGCTGACCCGCTTCGCCTTCGCCGGCGATTATGCCTGCACCGGGCTCAATCTCGGCGCCTATCACAACAGCCACGAGGGCGAGTTCGACCCGATCGCGGCGCACCTGATCCGCGCGCACGATCGCTACGATCTGCCTTTGGTGTGCCGCACCGGCGCCGGCGACACGACCTTCGCGCTGACCGAAAGCGATCTCGACCATTATGCCGGTGCATATCTGTCCGGGCGCGGCGAGGGCGGGCTGGGCGTCGAGATCAACCTGACCCCGCAGCCGCAGGATGAAAATATCGCGGTCGACACGCCGATGACCCAGGCCGGCGTCGCGACGCCGTGGCGCGTGGTGCTGATCGCCGACCGCGCCGAAAAGCTTGTCGAATCGAACCTCGTCGATGCGCTCGCCGCCCCATCACGGATCGCCGACACGACGTGGATCAAGCCGGGCAAGGCGGCGTGGGACTGGTGGTCGGGGCCATACCTGCCGGGGGCGACCAATGTCGGCCACAACGACGCGACCTACCGTACCTTCATCGATTTCGCCGGCCGGATGGGCCTGCCCTACATGCTGATCGACGAGGGCTGGGCCAAGGGCGCGGGCGGCGCGGGCTTCGTCCGGCCGGATTCGGACGTGACCAAGACGGCGCCCGGCGTCGATCTGCCCGGTCTTGTCGCTTATGCCCACCAGCGCGGCGTCGGCCTGTGGCTGTGGGCAAACTGGCAGGCGCTCGACGCGCAGATGGATGCCGCCCTCCCCCTTTACGAGAAATTGGGGATCAAGGGCATCAAGATCGACTTCATGGACCGCGAGGACCAGGCGATGGTCGACTTCTACCACCGCCTGCTCGCCAAGGCGGCGGCGCACCATTTGATGGTCGATCTGCACGGCGCCTACGTGCCGCGTGGGCTGGAGCGCACCTATCCGAACTTCATGACGCAGGAAGGCGTGATGGGCGCGGAATATAACAAATGGAGCGCGCGCGTCACCGCGACCCACAATGTCAGCCTCGCTTATACGCGCGGGCTGCTCGGGCCGATGGACTATACGCCGGGCGGCTTCCGCAACGTCACGCCCGCCGCGTTCGGGATGCACAATGAGGCGCCGCAGGTGATGACCAGCCGCCCGCAGCAGCTGGCGATGTACGTGGTCTATACCAGCCCGTTCGCCTGCCTCGCCGACAGCCCGGCGGCGTATGAGACCGCCAACAGCGCGCTCGCGCCCGGCGCCGACTTCCTGAAGGTCGTGCCGACCAGCTGGGACGAGACCAGGGCGATCGCCGGCGAGTTCGGCCACTACATCGTCGTCGCGCGCCGCAAGGGGCGGCAATGGTTCGTCGGCGCGATGAACGACGAGACTGCGCGCCATGTCGACCTGCCGCTCGACGTCCTCGGCAAGGGCCGCTGGCAGGTCGCGCGCTGGACGGACGGCGGGGCGCCTGACACGGTACGCACCGACACGACGACGGTCGGCTCGACCGCGCTGTCGCTCGATCTCGCATCGGGCGGCGGGGCGGCGCTGATCCTGACGCCGGCCGGCTCTTGA
- a CDS encoding glycosyl hydrolase 2 galactose-binding domain-containing protein, with translation MKAMWIGAAALALAAGAAQAQTAVGPYNVALIAGGVGMAKPVAGGAGSTWTLRLWVAADRPAAGLVRIAGLGDGTAGRYIGLRDGVPVLIDGAVVTAGSRRMASGWHALALTSDGTMLRLYVDGAQAAQAKAAPAGTETMLQIGPRAAGQPGFAGRIAGLTLDRVAATPAALKTDAGRAPDASLIQFADASPHWPLQVKQMQGQVAPQDPATLPHSATPPAAPVAQPLPQAPVVEALGDARWALNGWRLAAAPTVSGDGATLSRPGTDTSHWYAATVPGTVLTTLVDRGVYPDPAYGLNNLAIPESLAHQDYWYRTEFTLPPEAAGRHLELLLQGVNYRATVWVNGQQAGKVVGAFARGSFDVGALLRAGTNAIAIRVSPPPHVGLAHEESLTSGVGENGGEMMLDGPTFAATEGWDWIPTIRDRNTGLWQGVELRATDAVTIGDAQVVTTLPKPDNSLADVEIDVPLHNAAAHPVSLTLTAAFDDVKVTRTVTLAAGASQTVRLSPDTDPALRVHNPKLWWPNGYGAPALHDLHLSAAVDGRVSDSKAIRFGMRQVTYELSLLDHDGALERVAVDLPKARQLGTPIVDVRHEAIRQVPGGWAYSFMPGAETSPAVTPIKGDAGLSPFLVLRVNGVRIAARGGSIGMDDFMKRVGRARLEPDFALHRDAHVNIIRNWIGQDTEENFFALADEYGMMVLNDFWESTQDYNIEAQDVPLFLANAREVVKRFRNHPSIIVWFGRNEGVPQPIVNEGLADLIEHEDGTRLYMSSSNRISLHDSGPYNWRSPEKYFTEYSNGFAVEVGTPSFPTLEAWQRVIPPSEQWPISDTWAHHDWHQTGNGAVASFTDAMAREFGPATSLPDFERKAQLLEYESYRAIFEGMNAGLWTTNSGRMLWMTQPAWPSSAWQIFSSDYDTHGAFYGVKKASEQVHVQMNLPDHKVILVNNGQTPLARVTVTARVEGLDGRVLAEKSAALSPAAGAVAPAFTLDLEPLMANGPVLVRLTATDASHAMLSDNFYWQARDPEALRALTAMPQVMLTGQAALAADGADSVVTVDLANPGKTAAITTKLGLFDAAGKQVLPAFFSDNYVSLLPGERRRVTIRAAMTLAGAAPVVRVRGFNVAPTTIATH, from the coding sequence ATGAAGGCGATGTGGATCGGCGCGGCTGCGCTGGCGCTGGCGGCGGGAGCGGCGCAGGCGCAGACGGCGGTCGGACCCTATAATGTCGCGCTGATCGCGGGCGGCGTGGGCATGGCCAAGCCGGTCGCTGGCGGCGCGGGCAGCACGTGGACATTGCGGCTGTGGGTCGCGGCCGATCGCCCCGCGGCCGGCCTCGTCCGCATCGCCGGGCTGGGGGACGGCACTGCCGGTCGCTATATCGGCCTGCGCGACGGCGTGCCCGTCCTGATCGACGGGGCGGTGGTGACGGCTGGATCGCGGCGCATGGCGTCGGGCTGGCACGCGCTCGCGCTGACGAGCGACGGCACGATGCTGCGCCTCTATGTCGACGGTGCGCAGGCGGCGCAGGCCAAGGCCGCGCCCGCCGGCACCGAGACGATGCTGCAGATCGGCCCGCGCGCCGCCGGCCAGCCGGGCTTCGCCGGCCGGATCGCCGGGCTGACGCTCGACCGCGTCGCGGCGACGCCGGCCGCGCTGAAGACCGATGCCGGCCGCGCGCCCGATGCGAGCCTGATCCAGTTCGCCGATGCCAGCCCGCACTGGCCGCTGCAGGTGAAGCAGATGCAGGGTCAGGTGGCCCCGCAGGATCCGGCCACCCTCCCCCACAGCGCCACCCCGCCCGCCGCGCCGGTCGCGCAGCCGCTGCCGCAGGCGCCGGTGGTCGAGGCACTTGGCGATGCGCGCTGGGCGCTGAACGGCTGGCGGCTGGCCGCCGCGCCGACCGTGTCCGGCGACGGCGCGACGCTGTCGCGACCCGGCACCGACACCAGCCATTGGTATGCCGCGACCGTGCCCGGCACCGTGCTGACGACTTTGGTCGATCGCGGCGTCTATCCGGATCCGGCCTATGGCCTCAACAATCTGGCGATCCCCGAAAGCCTCGCGCACCAGGATTATTGGTATCGCACCGAATTCACGCTGCCGCCCGAAGCGGCCGGACGCCATCTCGAACTGCTGTTGCAGGGCGTGAATTATCGCGCGACCGTGTGGGTCAACGGCCAGCAGGCCGGAAAGGTCGTCGGCGCATTCGCGCGCGGGTCGTTCGACGTCGGCGCATTGCTTCGCGCGGGCACCAACGCGATCGCGATCAGGGTGTCGCCGCCGCCGCATGTCGGCCTCGCGCACGAGGAATCGCTCACATCGGGCGTAGGCGAGAATGGCGGCGAGATGATGCTCGACGGCCCGACCTTCGCCGCGACCGAGGGATGGGACTGGATCCCGACGATCCGTGACCGCAATACCGGCCTGTGGCAGGGCGTCGAGTTGCGCGCGACCGACGCCGTCACGATCGGCGATGCGCAGGTGGTGACGACCCTGCCCAAGCCCGACAACAGCCTCGCCGATGTCGAGATCGACGTGCCGCTCCACAATGCGGCGGCACACCCGGTCAGCCTGACGCTCACCGCCGCATTCGACGACGTCAAGGTGACGCGTACGGTCACGCTGGCGGCGGGCGCGAGCCAGACCGTGCGCCTCTCGCCCGACACCGATCCGGCGCTGCGCGTACACAACCCGAAATTGTGGTGGCCGAACGGCTATGGCGCGCCGGCGCTGCACGATCTGCACCTGTCGGCGGCGGTCGACGGCCGCGTGTCGGACAGCAAGGCGATCCGCTTCGGCATGCGGCAGGTGACCTATGAATTGTCGCTGCTGGATCATGACGGCGCGCTCGAACGCGTCGCGGTCGACCTGCCCAAGGCGCGCCAGCTCGGCACGCCGATCGTCGATGTGCGGCACGAAGCGATCCGGCAGGTGCCGGGCGGCTGGGCCTATTCGTTCATGCCGGGCGCCGAGACCTCGCCCGCCGTCACCCCGATCAAGGGCGATGCCGGGCTGTCGCCGTTCCTCGTGCTGCGCGTCAACGGCGTGCGCATCGCCGCGCGCGGCGGCAGCATCGGCATGGACGACTTCATGAAGCGCGTCGGTCGCGCGCGGCTGGAGCCCGATTTCGCGCTGCACCGCGACGCCCACGTCAACATCATCCGCAACTGGATCGGCCAGGATACCGAGGAGAATTTCTTCGCGCTCGCCGACGAATACGGCATGATGGTGCTGAACGATTTCTGGGAATCGACGCAGGATTACAATATCGAGGCGCAGGACGTGCCCTTGTTCCTCGCCAATGCGCGCGAAGTGGTGAAGCGTTTCCGCAATCATCCGTCGATCATCGTCTGGTTCGGCCGCAACGAGGGCGTGCCGCAGCCGATCGTCAACGAAGGCCTTGCCGACCTGATCGAGCATGAGGACGGCACGCGCCTCTACATGTCGTCGTCCAACCGCATCAGCCTGCACGACAGCGGCCCCTATAATTGGCGCTCGCCCGAGAAATACTTCACCGAATATTCCAACGGCTTCGCGGTCGAGGTCGGCACGCCGTCCTTTCCCACACTGGAGGCGTGGCAGCGCGTAATCCCGCCATCCGAGCAATGGCCGATTAGCGATACATGGGCACATCACGACTGGCACCAGACCGGCAATGGCGCGGTCGCCAGCTTCACCGACGCGATGGCACGCGAATTCGGCCCGGCGACCAGCCTGCCCGATTTCGAGCGCAAGGCGCAATTGCTGGAATATGAGAGCTATCGCGCGATCTTCGAGGGGATGAATGCCGGCCTGTGGACCACCAATAGCGGCCGCATGCTGTGGATGACGCAGCCGGCATGGCCCTCGTCGGCGTGGCAGATCTTCTCGTCCGACTATGACACGCACGGCGCCTTCTACGGCGTCAAGAAGGCGTCGGAGCAGGTCCACGTCCAGATGAACCTGCCCGATCACAAGGTGATCCTCGTCAATAACGGCCAGACGCCGCTCGCCCGCGTGACGGTGACGGCACGGGTCGAGGGGCTGGACGGGCGCGTGCTGGCGGAGAAGAGCGCCGCGCTGTCGCCGGCCGCGGGCGCGGTCGCGCCGGCCTTCACGCTCGATCTGGAGCCGCTGATGGCGAACGGACCGGTGCTGGTGCGGCTCACCGCGACCGACGCGAGCCATGCGATGCTGTCGGACAATTTCTACTGGCAGGCGCGCGATCCGGAGGCGCTGCGCGCGCTGACGGCGATGCCGCAGGTGATGCTGACCGGCCAAGCGGCCCTCGCAGCGGACGGCGCCGACAGCGTGGTGACGGTCGATCTCGCCAATCCGGGCAAGACCGCTGCGATCACCACCAAGCTCGGCCTGTTCGATGCCGCCGGCAAGCAGGTGCTGCCTGCTTTTTTCAGCGACAATTACGTCTCGCTGCTGCCGGGCGAGCGGCGCCGCGTGACGATCCGCGCGGCGATGACGCTGGCGGGCGCGGCGCCGGTCGTCCGCGTGCGCGGCTTCAACGTCGCGCCGACGACGATCGCGACACATTGA